One window from the genome of Desulforamulus ruminis DSM 2154 encodes:
- the gpmI gene encoding 2,3-bisphosphoglycerate-independent phosphoglycerate mutase yields MTTEQRPLALIVLDGWGLSANRDGNAIALADTPNINRLLFQYPHTQLACSGEAVGLPQGQMGNSEVGHLNIGAGRVVYQELTRITKSIKDGDFFKNPVLLEAMQMVKAKDSALHILGLLSDGGVHSHIKHLMAALKLAQQQGLTKVYLHAFLDGRDVPPSSAKVYMNALLAKMKEIGVGQIATVAGRYYAMDRDRRWERTELAYRAMVYGEGLLANSPVEAIDVGYERQETDEFIKPTVVTDDHKQPLAKIADGDAVLFINFRPDRARQITRAFVDEDFTGFDRGAQRPKVHFVCMTVYDKTIDAPVAFPPTKLENTLGEWLSKQGCRQLRLAETEKYAHVTFFFNGGVEAPNPKEDRVLIPSPKVATYDLEPEMSAYEVTEAFLENLKSGKYQVMVVNFANPDMVGHTGDLKATRIAIETVDKCIGKIVAAVLEKSGTVLITADHGNAEKMRDEKGGAFTAHTTDPVPFILVNDGHKGAKLRRGGSLQDISPTILDLLGLPKPPEMTGESLLLKG; encoded by the coding sequence TTGACCACAGAACAAAGGCCCCTGGCCTTAATTGTGCTGGATGGCTGGGGGTTAAGCGCCAACCGGGACGGCAATGCCATCGCCCTGGCCGATACACCCAACATAAATCGGCTGCTTTTCCAGTATCCCCACACGCAACTGGCATGCTCGGGAGAAGCCGTGGGATTGCCCCAGGGACAAATGGGCAACTCGGAAGTGGGGCACCTGAACATTGGGGCCGGACGGGTGGTCTACCAGGAACTGACCCGTATCACCAAGTCCATTAAAGACGGGGACTTTTTTAAAAATCCCGTTCTTTTGGAAGCCATGCAAATGGTTAAGGCAAAGGACTCGGCTTTACATATCCTGGGACTTCTTTCGGACGGAGGCGTACACAGCCATATTAAACACCTCATGGCCGCCCTTAAACTGGCGCAGCAGCAGGGATTAACCAAGGTCTACCTGCATGCCTTCCTGGACGGAAGGGATGTACCGCCCTCCAGTGCGAAAGTTTATATGAATGCCTTGCTGGCCAAAATGAAGGAAATCGGGGTGGGACAAATCGCCACCGTTGCGGGGCGCTACTACGCCATGGACCGGGACCGCCGCTGGGAACGCACCGAACTGGCTTACCGGGCCATGGTCTATGGAGAAGGCCTGCTGGCCAATTCGCCGGTGGAAGCCATTGACGTGGGTTACGAACGGCAAGAAACCGACGAATTTATCAAACCCACCGTGGTTACGGACGACCACAAACAACCCCTGGCCAAGATCGCCGACGGGGATGCCGTACTTTTTATCAACTTTCGGCCGGACCGGGCCAGACAAATCACCCGGGCTTTTGTGGATGAGGATTTTACCGGCTTCGACCGGGGGGCTCAAAGACCCAAAGTCCATTTTGTCTGCATGACCGTCTACGATAAAACCATTGACGCACCGGTAGCCTTCCCGCCGACCAAACTGGAAAACACTCTGGGCGAATGGCTCAGTAAACAGGGTTGCCGGCAATTGCGGCTGGCGGAAACAGAGAAATACGCTCATGTTACCTTTTTCTTCAACGGGGGAGTGGAAGCCCCCAATCCCAAAGAAGACCGGGTGCTCATACCGTCTCCCAAGGTGGCCACCTATGATTTAGAACCGGAAATGTCTGCCTATGAAGTAACCGAAGCCTTTCTGGAAAACTTGAAATCCGGTAAATATCAGGTGATGGTGGTGAATTTTGCCAACCCGGATATGGTGGGACATACCGGGGATCTAAAAGCCACTCGGATCGCTATTGAAACCGTGGACAAATGCATTGGAAAGATTGTTGCTGCCGTACTGGAGAAATCCGGCACGGTACTGATTACCGCGGACCATGGAAATGCCGAAAAAATGAGGGATGAAAAAGGAGGGGCCTTTACCGCCCATACCACCGATCCGGTACCCTTTATCCTCGTTAACGATGGCCACAAAGGAGCGAAATTGAGGAGAGGCGGCAGCCTGCAGGATATTTCCCCCACCATCCTGGACCTCCTGGGACTGCCCAAACCCCCGGAAATGACGGGAGAGAGTTTGTTGCTTAAGGGCTAA
- the tpiA gene encoding triose-phosphate isomerase: MRQLIIAGNWKMHKTVAEALSFVQELQSSGLDSRVEVVVCPAFTALAPVAEALKGSAIRLAAQNMHWEAQGAFTGEISPLMLKELGCKYVILGHSERRQYDGETDEKVNRKVKAALEHSLIPIICVGETLEQREAGKTAVTVETQTRAALSGLTTEQVAGLVFAYEPVWAIGTGKTASDQDAQQVNGLIREIIAGAYGAEAADAVRIQYGGSVKPANTRGLMSQPDIDGALVGGASLKVEDFAGIISEAQSSLI, translated from the coding sequence ATGCGACAGTTGATCATTGCCGGTAACTGGAAAATGCATAAAACCGTGGCTGAAGCGTTAAGCTTTGTCCAGGAGCTTCAGTCCTCCGGCCTGGATTCCCGGGTGGAAGTGGTGGTATGTCCGGCTTTTACCGCTCTGGCTCCGGTGGCTGAGGCATTAAAAGGAAGCGCTATTCGTTTGGCGGCCCAAAACATGCACTGGGAGGCCCAGGGAGCCTTTACCGGGGAAATTTCTCCCTTGATGCTGAAGGAATTGGGCTGCAAATATGTTATTTTGGGCCACTCCGAGCGCCGCCAGTATGACGGGGAAACGGACGAAAAGGTAAACCGGAAGGTAAAGGCAGCTCTGGAGCACAGTTTGATCCCCATTATTTGCGTGGGTGAGACTCTGGAGCAAAGGGAAGCAGGAAAAACAGCCGTTACCGTAGAAACTCAGACGAGAGCGGCTTTATCCGGTTTAACTACCGAACAGGTAGCCGGACTGGTCTTTGCTTATGAACCTGTGTGGGCCATTGGCACCGGAAAAACGGCATCCGATCAAGATGCTCAACAAGTAAACGGCTTAATTCGTGAAATTATTGCCGGTGCATATGGTGCCGAAGCTGCGGACGCCGTTCGTATTCAATATGGTGGCAGTGTAAAACCCGCCAACACCCGGGGCTTAATGTCCCAACCGGATATTGACGGAGCGCTGGTGGGCGGGGCCAGTCTTAAAGTGGAGGATTTTGCAGGAATTATAAGCGAGGCTCAAAGCTCCTTGATTTGA
- a CDS encoding phosphoglycerate kinase, with protein sequence MQKKSVKDIDVKSKRVFVRVDFNVPLEGERITDDTRIQKALPTIEYLINQGAKVILASHLGRPKGEVVEKYRLTPVAGRLSGLLGKEVIKVNDSVGPQVQQAIEGMRDGDVLLLENVRFHAEETKNDEKYARQLAELADIYVNDAFGAAHRAHASTAGIAEYLPAVAGFLMEKELEMLGKAVTHPERPFVAIIGGAKVSDKIGVIENLLSKVDALIIGGGMANTFLKAQGYATGKSLLEQDKVDLAKDLIERARTRGVELLLPTDAVVALAMEPAAQQKVVPVSEIPGDWMVLDIGPETARRFTAAIEKAATVVWNGPMGVFEMEPFAKGTEALAHALAASKGTTIVGGGDSVAAVNKTGVAEKISHISTGGGASLEFLEGKELPGVAALQNK encoded by the coding sequence ATGCAAAAGAAGTCCGTCAAGGACATTGATGTCAAGAGCAAAAGAGTCTTTGTACGGGTTGATTTCAACGTACCTCTGGAAGGGGAGCGCATCACCGACGATACCCGTATTCAAAAAGCTTTGCCTACCATTGAATACCTGATTAACCAGGGGGCCAAAGTGATCCTGGCCTCCCATCTGGGACGTCCCAAAGGGGAAGTGGTGGAAAAATACCGCCTCACCCCGGTGGCCGGGAGACTTTCCGGACTGCTGGGAAAAGAAGTCATCAAGGTGAACGACTCGGTAGGACCTCAAGTCCAGCAGGCCATTGAAGGCATGCGGGACGGGGATGTTCTCCTGCTGGAAAATGTTCGCTTCCATGCCGAAGAGACCAAGAACGACGAGAAATATGCCCGCCAGTTGGCGGAACTGGCGGATATTTATGTAAACGATGCCTTTGGTGCTGCCCACCGGGCCCACGCTTCCACCGCCGGTATTGCCGAGTACCTGCCTGCCGTGGCCGGTTTCCTGATGGAAAAGGAATTAGAGATGCTGGGCAAGGCCGTAACCCATCCAGAACGGCCCTTTGTGGCCATCATCGGAGGCGCCAAGGTATCGGATAAAATTGGTGTGATCGAGAACCTTCTCAGTAAGGTGGATGCCCTCATCATTGGCGGCGGGATGGCCAACACCTTTCTGAAAGCCCAAGGGTATGCCACAGGCAAATCCCTGCTGGAACAAGACAAGGTTGACCTGGCCAAAGATTTGATTGAGCGGGCCCGGACCCGGGGCGTAGAGCTGTTGCTACCCACCGATGCCGTTGTGGCCCTGGCCATGGAACCTGCGGCCCAACAAAAAGTCGTTCCTGTCAGTGAGATTCCCGGTGACTGGATGGTGCTGGATATCGGCCCGGAGACTGCTCGACGGTTTACTGCCGCCATTGAGAAAGCAGCGACCGTTGTTTGGAACGGACCCATGGGAGTCTTTGAGATGGAGCCCTTTGCCAAAGGGACCGAGGCACTGGCCCACGCTCTGGCTGCTTCCAAAGGCACCACCATTGTGGGTGGCGGGGATTCGGTGGCGGCGGTTAACAAAACCGGCGTGGCCGAAAAAATCAGCCATATTTCCACCGGAGGCGGGGCTTCTCTGGAATTTCTGGAAGGAAAGGAACTGCCGGGGGTCGCAGCTTTGCAGAATAAATAG
- the gap gene encoding type I glyceraldehyde-3-phosphate dehydrogenase: protein MAIKVGINGFGRIGRNVLRCAIERGEFEVALVNHKSRRLDFKAINDLTYAQTLAHLLKYDSVHGVLNADVSATEDTIVVNGKEIKVFAEGDPAKLPWSELGVDIVIESTGRFTKGPDAAKHIQAGAKKVIISAPGKEVDATIVMGVNDSIYDPSKHHILSNASCTTNCLAPVAKVVNDHFGIVKGLMTTVHSYTNDQQILDLPHKDLRRARAAGMSIIPTTTGAAKAVALVLPELQGKLNGFAMRVPTPNVSVVDLVVELAKPATAEEINSTLKAAAEGPMKGILEFNPLPLVSRDFNGNRNSSIVDGLSTMVIGNMAKVIAWYDNEWGYSNRVLDLALLVAEKGL from the coding sequence ATGGCAATAAAAGTAGGGATTAACGGCTTTGGTCGAATTGGTAGAAATGTATTGCGTTGCGCCATTGAGCGTGGGGAATTTGAAGTTGCACTGGTCAACCATAAATCCCGCCGCCTGGATTTCAAAGCGATCAACGACTTAACCTATGCCCAGACCCTGGCGCACCTGTTAAAGTATGATTCGGTACACGGTGTATTGAACGCGGATGTTTCCGCCACCGAGGATACCATTGTGGTCAACGGAAAAGAGATTAAGGTTTTTGCCGAGGGGGATCCGGCCAAACTGCCCTGGAGTGAACTGGGCGTGGATATTGTCATCGAATCCACCGGACGTTTCACCAAAGGGCCTGATGCCGCCAAGCATATCCAGGCAGGAGCCAAAAAAGTAATCATTTCCGCTCCCGGTAAAGAGGTGGACGCCACCATTGTCATGGGCGTAAACGATTCTATCTATGATCCGTCCAAGCACCATATCCTTTCGAACGCTTCCTGCACCACCAACTGTCTGGCGCCGGTGGCGAAAGTTGTGAACGATCATTTTGGCATTGTAAAGGGTCTGATGACCACAGTTCATTCTTATACCAACGACCAGCAGATTCTGGATCTGCCCCACAAAGACCTGCGTCGCGCCCGGGCTGCCGGAATGTCCATCATTCCTACCACCACCGGAGCGGCTAAAGCCGTGGCACTGGTGCTTCCGGAACTGCAGGGTAAACTGAACGGCTTTGCCATGCGGGTGCCCACTCCCAACGTTTCCGTGGTGGACCTGGTGGTGGAACTGGCCAAACCGGCCACGGCCGAAGAAATTAATAGTACGCTGAAAGCGGCTGCGGAAGGCCCCATGAAGGGCATCCTGGAATTCAATCCCCTGCCGCTGGTTTCCAGGGACTTTAACGGAAATCGCAACTCTTCCATTGTTGACGGCTTATCCACCATGGTCATCGGCAATATGGCCAAGGTCATTGCCTGGTACGACAACGAGTGGGGTTATTCCAACCGCGTTTTAGACCTGGCACTTTTGGTTGCTGAGAAGGGGTTGTAA
- the rpoN gene encoding RNA polymerase factor sigma-54 — protein MRMDFGLNLEQTQKLMMTPELRQAITVLQMSSLELTHYVEEQVLENPLLETRDHDGERGEETERDQEDPLSAVAEKKEFDPDWVEYFHDGSDLGIYPNRGQREISEQPAYENFLSQAPTLVDHLTFQLGLISSVNEDLRKIVQYFIGNMDARGYLGITLEEARDQLGVEMEQLEQALQILQSFDPPGVGARDLQECLNIQLDLKGEDDPIVRLLIADHLSDLAEGRLAKIASKLNVSPREVQRAADLLKKLEPKPGRNFSHENDTRYILPDVVLEKIEDQYIILVNDVAIPRLTINNTYRNVLAKGSDADSDTKRFVEEKLNSAAWLIRSIEQRRLTLYKVANCLVEMQRDFLDYGVKYLKPLNLKKVAEVVGVHESTVSRATSNKYIQTPQGVFEMKYFFSTGLNAASGTQVSAESLKKILQEIIQEENPANPLSDQKIAELFGSRGITISRRTVTKYRDELGIPSTSRRRRY, from the coding sequence TTGCGAATGGATTTTGGTCTTAACCTGGAGCAGACTCAAAAGCTGATGATGACGCCTGAACTTCGTCAAGCCATCACTGTTTTGCAGATGTCTTCACTGGAACTAACCCACTATGTGGAAGAACAGGTTTTGGAGAACCCGCTCTTGGAAACCCGGGACCATGATGGGGAACGAGGAGAGGAAACAGAAAGAGATCAAGAGGACCCGCTTTCAGCCGTTGCCGAAAAAAAAGAATTCGATCCCGACTGGGTTGAATATTTTCATGACGGCAGTGACCTGGGGATTTATCCCAACCGTGGTCAGCGGGAAATATCGGAACAGCCCGCTTACGAAAACTTTTTAAGCCAGGCCCCGACCCTGGTAGATCATTTAACCTTTCAATTGGGCTTAATCAGTTCTGTTAATGAAGATTTAAGAAAAATTGTACAATATTTTATCGGCAATATGGATGCCCGGGGTTACCTCGGCATCACCCTGGAAGAGGCCCGGGACCAGTTGGGAGTAGAAATGGAGCAACTGGAACAGGCTCTGCAAATTTTGCAGAGTTTTGATCCTCCGGGAGTGGGGGCGAGAGATTTACAGGAGTGTCTCAATATTCAACTAGACCTCAAGGGGGAGGATGACCCCATTGTTCGGCTGCTTATCGCCGACCATCTTTCCGATTTGGCCGAAGGACGGCTGGCCAAAATTGCCTCAAAACTAAATGTTTCTCCCCGGGAAGTGCAGCGGGCCGCGGATCTGTTGAAAAAATTGGAGCCCAAGCCCGGGCGTAATTTCAGCCATGAGAACGACACCCGCTATATTCTCCCGGATGTGGTATTGGAGAAGATAGAGGATCAGTACATTATTCTAGTCAATGATGTGGCCATTCCCCGGCTGACCATCAATAATACCTACCGCAATGTTCTGGCCAAGGGGAGCGATGCTGATTCCGATACCAAGCGTTTTGTGGAGGAAAAGTTAAATTCGGCGGCTTGGCTTATTCGCAGTATTGAGCAGAGAAGGCTTACCCTGTATAAGGTGGCCAACTGCCTGGTGGAAATGCAAAGGGATTTTCTTGACTATGGGGTGAAATATTTAAAACCCCTGAATTTGAAAAAGGTGGCGGAGGTGGTTGGCGTCCATGAATCCACCGTCAGCCGGGCCACTTCCAATAAATACATTCAAACGCCCCAGGGGGTGTTTGAGATGAAATATTTCTTTTCCACCGGACTGAATGCAGCCAGCGGCACGCAGGTATCCGCCGAAAGTTTAAAGAAGATTTTACAGGAGATTATACAAGAGGAAAATCCCGCTAATCCCTTAAGCGATCAGAAGATTGCCGAACTCTTTGGCAGCCGGGGAATTACCATTTCCCGCCGCACGGTAACCAAGTACCGGGATGAACTGGGCATTCCCTCCACCAGCCGGCGTAGAAGATATTAA
- a CDS encoding MBL fold metallo-hydrolase gives MTLEKMDADLRKKTAQAAAESFSRWRHREEPEASPPGVTVTFLGTGGNPEAVFSQVPHTAGFVLMVEGVRLYVDPGPGAVVRAKDAGIDLGTLDAVYISHGHLDHYAGAEAVIEGMCWGMFSRRGYLLAPGQVLERDHLLSRYHQGLNRTLSGYKGGPTVVPLEPNRPITLKNITLTPVPVHHAGENYGFILDTGGMTIGYTSDTSYIQSYTTPTGVVDMGWRGPIMDLIDVVDCRKDIKEAFSQVDVLIANVTTHNVYAHRHITTLGLSHLLQHSRVKLCFITHFNHCCLWPEDLRPAMAQFVEKKTGIPTLYAEDGGVYNISQQLGPPGEDNGSG, from the coding sequence ATGACGCTGGAAAAGATGGACGCTGACTTGCGAAAAAAAACCGCTCAGGCTGCGGCGGAATCTTTCAGCCGCTGGCGCCATCGGGAAGAGCCGGAGGCGTCTCCCCCGGGCGTGACGGTGACCTTTCTGGGCACCGGAGGCAACCCGGAGGCTGTTTTCAGTCAGGTGCCGCATACCGCCGGGTTTGTTCTAATGGTAGAAGGGGTCCGGCTGTATGTGGATCCAGGCCCCGGAGCGGTGGTCCGGGCAAAGGACGCCGGCATCGACCTGGGGACTTTGGATGCTGTTTACATATCTCATGGACATCTGGATCATTATGCCGGGGCAGAGGCGGTTATTGAGGGGATGTGCTGGGGCATGTTCTCCCGCCGGGGCTACCTTCTGGCCCCTGGGCAGGTGCTGGAGCGGGACCACCTTTTAAGCCGTTATCACCAGGGATTGAACCGCACCTTGTCCGGTTACAAGGGAGGGCCTACCGTGGTGCCCTTGGAGCCCAACCGGCCTATAACCTTGAAAAACATCACACTAACACCGGTGCCCGTTCACCACGCCGGGGAAAACTATGGTTTTATCCTGGATACCGGCGGGATGACCATTGGTTACACCAGCGATACCAGCTATATTCAAAGCTATACCACTCCAACAGGAGTGGTGGATATGGGCTGGCGGGGGCCTATTATGGACCTGATTGATGTGGTGGATTGCCGTAAGGATATTAAAGAAGCCTTTAGTCAGGTGGATGTTTTAATTGCCAATGTAACCACTCATAATGTTTATGCCCACCGGCATATAACCACCCTGGGTTTATCTCATCTGCTTCAGCACAGCAGGGTAAAACTTTGTTTTATAACTCACTTTAACCACTGCTGCCTTTGGCCGGAAGATCTTCGCCCCGCCATGGCGCAATTCGTGGAAAAGAAAACCGGAATTCCAACCCTCTATGCCGAGGACGGAGGGGTCTATAATATCAGTCAACAGTTAGGCCCGCCGGGAGAAGACAATGGATCCGGTTAA
- the whiA gene encoding DNA-binding protein WhiA — MSFSAVTKDELARIIGTKKCCRVAELSALIKMDGSVQISGQKQLSLNIVTENAATARKIFKLVKSLFGLSTEVLVRRKVRLRKNNVYLVRIPPQPGVMEILKALGMVEGGFALSEEGIAEKLVTWDCCRRAYLRGAFLGGGSVNNPEGTYHLEIITDNLPHARDIAGLMQKFNLSAKVSPRKNWYVVYLKGSEQIVECLNHMGAHSALLDFENVRIYKDMRNQVNRLVNCETANLNKTVNAAVRQLDNIQYLADTIGLEKLPRSLREAAELRLQYPDASLKELGELWDPPVGKSGVNHRMRKLERLAEKVRSRKDRHDAGKDGR; from the coding sequence ATGTCCTTCTCGGCTGTGACGAAAGATGAATTAGCGAGAATTATCGGCACAAAGAAATGTTGCCGGGTGGCAGAATTGTCTGCCCTGATAAAAATGGATGGAAGTGTACAGATCAGCGGGCAAAAGCAACTTTCCTTGAACATTGTTACCGAGAATGCGGCCACAGCTCGAAAAATTTTTAAATTAGTGAAAAGTTTATTTGGACTTTCCACAGAAGTTTTAGTCCGACGCAAGGTGAGACTTCGTAAAAACAATGTATATTTAGTTCGAATACCTCCCCAGCCAGGAGTGATGGAAATTCTCAAGGCCCTGGGAATGGTGGAGGGTGGCTTTGCCTTGTCCGAAGAGGGTATTGCGGAAAAGCTGGTAACCTGGGATTGCTGCCGCAGGGCCTATCTGAGAGGCGCCTTTTTGGGAGGCGGCTCTGTAAATAATCCTGAGGGTACCTACCATCTGGAAATCATAACCGACAACTTGCCCCATGCCCGGGATATTGCCGGTCTGATGCAAAAATTTAACCTGTCCGCCAAGGTGAGTCCGCGTAAAAACTGGTATGTGGTTTACCTCAAAGGCAGTGAACAAATTGTAGAGTGCCTGAATCATATGGGGGCTCACTCGGCGCTGCTGGATTTTGAGAACGTGCGAATTTATAAAGATATGCGCAACCAGGTCAACCGGCTGGTAAACTGTGAAACGGCCAATTTAAATAAAACAGTCAATGCGGCTGTACGGCAGTTGGATAATATTCAATATCTGGCGGACACCATCGGTTTGGAGAAGCTGCCCCGGTCCCTCCGGGAGGCCGCGGAGTTAAGATTGCAGTACCCGGATGCCAGCCTGAAGGAACTGGGAGAGCTCTGGGACCCTCCGGTGGGGAAGTCCGGCGTAAATCACCGCATGCGCAAGCTGGAACGATTGGCTGAAAAGGTTCGCTCAAGGAAGGATCGCCATGACGCTGGAAAAGATGGACGCTGA
- a CDS encoding polysaccharide deacetylase family protein produces MKRNLVFALAAAIVLALVGTGFWYQYQYNAIPSNAQYKKSHRIPILMYHKVNPDPRTGGLGLRVPPDQFEWQMKYLKKNYYETVSLTDVMDHFEKGKHLPDRPIVITFDDGYKDNYEFAYPIMKKYGFTGTVFVVTQSIGNTNFFDVEKKLQPVNKMMDWHELRELDKAGFTIGSHTVDHPHLAEVSPETARYEIEESKRVLEHGLKKPVEVFCYPYGSHNDQVAELVKQAGYRAAVTTRLGLDDLGCNPYKIPRVRITGRYSNEKFIEQLHKY; encoded by the coding sequence GTGAAGCGTAACTTAGTATTCGCTCTAGCTGCAGCAATAGTTCTGGCATTGGTTGGGACAGGCTTCTGGTACCAGTACCAATATAATGCGATACCCTCGAATGCCCAATATAAAAAATCACATAGAATTCCTATTCTAATGTACCACAAGGTGAACCCCGACCCCCGCACCGGCGGCTTAGGCCTAAGGGTTCCTCCGGATCAATTTGAATGGCAGATGAAATATTTAAAGAAAAATTATTACGAAACAGTTTCCTTAACGGATGTTATGGATCACTTTGAAAAGGGCAAACATCTGCCCGATCGACCCATTGTCATCACCTTTGATGACGGCTATAAGGACAATTATGAATTTGCTTATCCCATTATGAAGAAATATGGTTTTACCGGGACGGTTTTTGTAGTGACCCAGTCCATTGGCAATACCAACTTCTTTGATGTGGAGAAAAAACTTCAACCGGTGAATAAAATGATGGATTGGCATGAACTCCGGGAATTGGACAAGGCCGGGTTTACCATCGGTTCTCATACGGTGGATCATCCCCATCTGGCGGAGGTATCTCCCGAAACGGCCCGTTACGAAATAGAGGAATCCAAACGGGTCTTGGAACATGGACTGAAAAAACCGGTGGAAGTATTCTGCTATCCCTACGGCAGTCACAACGATCAGGTAGCCGAGCTGGTAAAGCAGGCCGGATACCGGGCTGCGGTTACCACCCGGTTGGGGCTGGACGATCTAGGCTGCAACCCGTACAAAATTCCCCGGGTCCGTATCACCGGTCGTTACAGCAACGAGAAATTTATTGAGCAACTGCATAAATATTAA
- a CDS encoding gluconeogenesis factor YvcK family protein, with amino-acid sequence MASFIKWLSPGMKVKRWLFLGLLGLPVLGLGLALLDRHLVGWMTAVMDTLANRLTDFPQWLLGVLAVLFGLTMMGYGFKMALRSVMGVVRPDQSEKLVETIYQRRSLQRGPKVVVIGGGTGLSSLLKGLKEYTSNITAIVAVTDDGGSSGRLRYNLGILPPGDIRNCLVALADKETLMEEVLQYRFDSGELAGHNLGNLLLAGLNDVSGGFDGAVKALSKVLAIRGQVLPATLENVVLGADLEDKRVIFGECNISATTCRINRVFLRPHLCQPLPEALAAIKEADAVILGPGSLYTSVIPNLLVDGMAQAIQTSPAQKIYICNIMTQPGETRGYSVYDHVKAILDHAGPVVEHILVNSEPIPSRLLKKYREQNARPVKVDANRLEDLGIKIYSKYLVQHTNVVRHQPEKLAYAIMEIISNPKAAASGQESLRIYQPSRGFRQTAKR; translated from the coding sequence ATGGCCTCATTTATCAAATGGCTTTCTCCAGGAATGAAAGTAAAACGTTGGCTTTTTCTAGGTTTGCTGGGACTTCCGGTCCTGGGTCTAGGGCTGGCGTTACTGGATCGCCATCTGGTTGGCTGGATGACGGCCGTCATGGATACGCTGGCTAATCGGCTAACTGATTTCCCCCAGTGGCTGCTTGGAGTGCTGGCGGTTCTTTTTGGCCTGACAATGATGGGTTACGGCTTTAAAATGGCTTTGCGGTCGGTAATGGGTGTTGTTCGACCGGATCAATCGGAAAAACTGGTGGAAACCATTTACCAGCGCAGATCCCTGCAGAGGGGTCCGAAGGTGGTGGTGATCGGAGGGGGAACCGGCCTTTCCAGTCTTTTAAAGGGGCTGAAGGAATACACCAGCAACATTACGGCCATCGTGGCCGTTACCGACGATGGCGGCAGTTCCGGTCGTTTACGGTATAACCTGGGGATTTTGCCTCCCGGGGATATTCGCAATTGTCTGGTGGCTTTGGCAGACAAAGAAACCCTGATGGAGGAAGTGCTTCAGTATCGCTTTGACAGTGGTGAGTTAGCAGGCCATAACCTGGGCAATCTTCTTCTAGCCGGTCTGAATGATGTATCCGGGGGATTTGACGGAGCCGTAAAGGCCCTGTCCAAGGTGCTGGCCATCCGGGGCCAGGTGCTGCCTGCAACCCTGGAAAATGTGGTTTTGGGAGCGGATCTGGAAGATAAGCGCGTGATTTTTGGGGAATGCAATATTTCTGCCACCACCTGTCGGATTAACCGGGTATTTCTGCGTCCTCACCTATGCCAGCCCTTACCTGAGGCCCTGGCGGCCATTAAGGAGGCCGATGCCGTTATTTTGGGACCGGGAAGCCTGTACACCAGCGTTATACCCAATCTGCTGGTGGATGGCATGGCCCAGGCCATTCAAACTTCTCCCGCCCAGAAAATTTACATTTGCAATATTATGACCCAACCGGGAGAAACCAGAGGCTATTCCGTCTATGATCATGTTAAGGCTATTTTAGATCATGCCGGCCCGGTGGTTGAGCATATACTGGTAAACAGCGAACCCATTCCTTCCCGGCTGCTTAAAAAATACCGGGAGCAAAATGCCAGGCCCGTTAAGGTGGACGCCAACCGCCTGGAGGACTTGGGCATAAAAATTTATTCTAAATATTTAGTGCAGCATACCAATGTGGTAAGGCACCAGCCGGAGAAGCTGGCCTATGCCATTATGGAAATTATTTCAAATCCAAAGGCGGCTGCTTCCGGACAGGAATCCTTAAGGATATATCAGCCCTCCCGGGGATTTCGACAAACAGCTAAAAGATGA